The Latilactobacillus sakei subsp. sakei DSM 20017 = JCM 1157 genome includes a window with the following:
- the dusB gene encoding tRNA dihydrouridine synthase DusB — protein MTWQIGDVTIPNQVVVAPMAGITNAAFRVTAKEFGAGLVVCEMISDRGIMHNNQKTMGMMFVDPNEHPVSIQIFGGSKDTLVEAAKFVDQHTQADIIDINMGCPVNKVVKTDAGARWLLDPNKVYEMVSYVTDAVKKPVTVKMRTGWDEDHILAVQNALAAERAGASALAMHGRTRKQMYTGKADWDILKQVKAELKIPFMGNGDVRTPQDAKRMLDEVGADAVMIGRAALGNPWILRQVETYLRSGELIAEPTPREKIATAKLQLHRLVELKGENVACREFRQQAAYYLKGIPRAAKTKAAVNEVETEQAVGDILDRFVEETEARMA, from the coding sequence ATGACATGGCAAATAGGAGACGTGACGATTCCAAATCAAGTAGTCGTCGCACCAATGGCTGGTATTACAAACGCAGCATTTCGAGTGACTGCAAAGGAATTTGGCGCAGGCTTAGTCGTCTGTGAAATGATTAGTGACCGCGGGATTATGCACAATAATCAAAAAACAATGGGCATGATGTTTGTTGATCCAAACGAACATCCAGTGAGTATCCAAATTTTTGGTGGCTCAAAAGATACATTAGTGGAAGCCGCTAAATTTGTGGATCAACACACACAAGCTGACATCATCGACATCAACATGGGCTGTCCCGTGAATAAAGTCGTAAAAACAGACGCTGGTGCGCGTTGGTTATTAGATCCAAACAAGGTTTACGAAATGGTTTCATATGTGACGGACGCTGTTAAAAAACCGGTCACGGTTAAAATGCGGACTGGTTGGGATGAAGATCACATCCTTGCTGTTCAAAACGCCCTTGCTGCAGAACGCGCTGGCGCATCAGCACTTGCCATGCACGGTCGGACTCGTAAACAAATGTATACCGGTAAAGCAGACTGGGATATCTTGAAGCAGGTCAAAGCTGAATTGAAGATTCCATTTATGGGTAACGGGGATGTCCGCACACCACAAGATGCCAAACGCATGTTGGATGAAGTTGGTGCTGACGCCGTCATGATTGGCCGCGCTGCTTTAGGGAACCCTTGGATTTTACGTCAAGTTGAAACCTATTTGCGCAGCGGTGAATTGATTGCAGAACCAACACCAAGAGAAAAAATCGCAACAGCTAAGCTCCAGTTGCATCGTTTAGTAGAACTAAAGGGCGAAAACGTTGCTTGTCGTGAATTTAGACAACAAGCTGCTTACTACCTCAAGGGGATTCCTCGCGCTGCTAAGACGAAGGCTGCAGTTAATGAAGTTGAAACAGAACAAGCGGTTGGCGACATTTTAGACCGTTTTGTTGAAGAAACTGAAGCAAGAATGGCATAA